The Methanosphaera stadtmanae DSM 3091 genome includes a window with the following:
- the prf1 gene encoding peptide chain release factor aRF-1 gives MSDVSSKEIYEVKKTLKELEDKKGRGTELVSVYIPPEKQISDVAKQMRDELGQSANIKSKQTRKNVQSAIEVIIQRLKLFPKPPEKGLVMFVGMIPKGGPGTEKMETYVFQPPEAVQTYTYHCDSQFFVEPLKQIIEYKEVYGVVVLDRKESTIATLRGKRIDIIKHLTSGVPGKHKAGGQSQRRFDRVIELAAHEFLKRIGRHVDEAFLPLKDELKGVLIGGPGHTKNDFVDGEYIHYEIHDKIINIVDTSYTGDFGIREVIDESADTLDEMDIMQEKKFMRKFLTGLISESGLSTYGEKEVRQNLQMGAVETLLISENLKSKRQTYTCPACNTVDVITTRQHQEPPEKRCPKCNEVMKITKTQETAEELIELAEEVKTHVEVISIETEEGTQLDKAFGGIAGILRYKVK, from the coding sequence ATGAGTGATGTATCATCAAAAGAAATATATGAAGTAAAAAAGACTCTTAAAGAGTTAGAAGATAAAAAAGGTAGAGGAACAGAACTTGTAAGTGTTTATATACCACCTGAAAAACAGATAAGTGATGTTGCAAAACAGATGCGTGATGAACTTGGACAAAGTGCAAACATTAAAAGTAAACAAACAAGAAAAAATGTACAATCAGCTATTGAAGTAATTATTCAAAGATTAAAATTATTCCCAAAACCACCAGAAAAGGGACTTGTAATGTTTGTGGGAATGATTCCAAAAGGTGGACCTGGTACTGAGAAAATGGAAACATATGTATTCCAACCACCTGAAGCTGTTCAAACATACACATACCACTGTGATAGTCAGTTTTTTGTAGAACCTCTAAAACAAATTATTGAATATAAGGAAGTTTATGGTGTAGTAGTACTAGATCGTAAAGAATCTACAATTGCAACACTAAGAGGAAAAAGAATAGATATTATAAAACACTTAACTAGTGGTGTTCCAGGAAAACATAAAGCTGGAGGACAGTCACAAAGAAGATTTGACCGTGTGATTGAATTAGCTGCACATGAATTCCTTAAACGTATAGGAAGACACGTAGATGAAGCATTTCTTCCATTAAAAGATGAACTTAAGGGTGTTCTTATTGGTGGACCAGGCCATACTAAAAATGATTTTGTTGATGGAGAGTATATACACTATGAAATTCATGATAAAATAATCAACATTGTTGACACATCATACACTGGAGATTTTGGTATAAGAGAAGTTATTGATGAATCTGCAGATACACTTGATGAAATGGATATTATGCAAGAGAAGAAGTTCATGAGAAAATTCCTTACAGGACTTATATCTGAAAGTGGACTTTCAACTTATGGTGAAAAAGAAGTAAGACAAAATCTTCAAATGGGTGCTGTTGAAACATTACTCATATCTGAAAATCTTAAAAGTAAAAGACAAACCTACACTTGTCCTGCATGTAATACAGTAGATGTTATAACTACTAGACAACATCAAGAACCTCCAGAAAAAAGATGTCCTAAATGTAATGAAGTTATGAAAATAACTAAAACACAAGAAACTGCTGAAGAATTAATAGAATTGGCCGAAGAAGTTAAAACACATGTTGAAGTTATTTCTATAGAAACCGAAGAAGGAACTCAACTTGATAAGGCATTTGGTGGAATTGCTGGTATTTTAAGATATAAAGTAAAATAG
- the rpoA2 gene encoding DNA-directed RNA polymerase subunit A'', with the protein MNVEEVQAVVNENGADYFPIKLVEEISEASERNNLTDDELKTLVLKVKEAYEREEVEPGESVGTIAAQSVGEPGTQMTMRTFHYAGVVELNVTLGLPRLIEVVDARKKISTPTMDIFFADDYKNDEEFIRKMGNKIGKITLNDVIKNFNVNYMDNIITAEIDQDILDERRLELSEVTAVIEKTFKQVKINNNLLSFETTFSKDEEKMQQGIRELRLLADKIRDLQISGVKGIGKVVIRHEHNEWVIHTEGSNIGAILKIDGVDIVKTTTNDIFEIEKVLGIEAARNAIIHELYTTMEEQGLSVDIRHIMLVADMMTSEGVVKSIGRHGISGEKSSVLARAAFEETGKHLLNASIRGETDKLTGIIENVIVGQPIPHGTGSVGVIMKDKN; encoded by the coding sequence ATGAATGTAGAAGAAGTTCAAGCAGTAGTTAATGAAAATGGTGCTGATTATTTCCCTATTAAACTTGTTGAGGAAATAAGTGAAGCATCTGAACGTAATAATTTAACTGATGATGAATTAAAAACTTTAGTTCTTAAAGTTAAAGAAGCATATGAACGTGAAGAGGTTGAACCTGGTGAATCTGTAGGTACTATTGCAGCTCAATCTGTAGGTGAACCTGGTACTCAGATGACCATGCGTACTTTTCACTATGCAGGGGTAGTAGAATTAAACGTAACCTTAGGGTTACCTCGTCTTATAGAAGTAGTAGATGCTCGTAAGAAAATATCTACTCCTACTATGGATATTTTCTTTGCTGATGATTATAAAAATGATGAAGAATTTATTCGTAAAATGGGTAATAAAATAGGTAAAATAACATTGAATGATGTTATTAAAAACTTCAATGTAAATTATATGGATAACATAATTACAGCTGAAATTGATCAAGATATTCTTGATGAACGTAGACTTGAACTTTCAGAAGTTACTGCTGTAATTGAAAAAACTTTTAAACAGGTAAAGATAAATAATAATTTACTGAGTTTTGAAACCACATTTTCTAAAGATGAAGAAAAAATGCAACAAGGTATTCGAGAATTAAGATTACTTGCTGATAAAATCAGAGATCTTCAAATTAGTGGTGTTAAAGGTATTGGTAAAGTTGTTATCCGTCATGAACATAATGAATGGGTAATTCACACTGAAGGTTCTAATATTGGAGCTATTTTAAAAATTGATGGTGTGGATATTGTTAAAACAACTACAAACGATATTTTTGAGATTGAAAAAGTTCTTGGTATTGAAGCTGCAAGAAATGCTATTATTCATGAGTTATATACAACCATGGAAGAACAAGGGCTTAGTGTGGATATAAGACACATTATGCTTGTTGCTGATATGATGACTTCTGAAGGGGTTGTAAAATCCATTGGAAGACATGGTATCAGTGGTGAAAAATCAAGTGTTCTTGCTCGTGCAGCTTTCGAAGAAACTGGAAAACACTTGCTTAATGCAAGTATTCGTGGAGAAACTGATAAACTCACAGGTATAATTGAGAATGTTATTGTTGGACAACCAATACCTCATGGTACGGGGTCTGTTGGTGTCATTATGAAAGATAAAAACTAG
- a CDS encoding 30S ribosomal protein S12, whose translation MPGLFAAKKLKDNRQNFRWKDTQYKRKTLGLNIKADPLEGSPQARGIVIEKVGIEAKQPNSAIRKCVRVQLIKNGKQITAFAPGDGAIGFIDEHDEVMIEGIGGPSGRSMGDIPGVRWKVTKVNNVALSEMVSGKIEKPVR comes from the coding sequence TTGCCAGGATTATTTGCAGCAAAAAAATTAAAAGATAACAGACAAAACTTCCGATGGAAAGACACACAATACAAAAGAAAAACCCTCGGATTAAACATAAAAGCAGATCCACTAGAAGGATCACCTCAAGCAAGAGGAATTGTAATAGAAAAAGTAGGTATTGAAGCAAAACAGCCTAACTCTGCAATAAGAAAATGTGTAAGAGTTCAATTAATTAAAAACGGTAAACAAATTACAGCTTTCGCACCAGGTGATGGAGCTATTGGTTTTATCGATGAACACGATGAAGTAATGATTGAAGGAATAGGTGGACCATCAGGTAGGTCTATGGGTGATATTCCTGGAGTAAGATGGAAAGTTACAAAAGTAAACAACGTAGCTTTATCTGAAATGGTAAGTGGAAAAATCGAAAAACCTGTAAGGTAA
- the tuf gene encoding translation elongation factor EF-1 subunit alpha gives MAKEKTHMNLAFIGHVDHGKSTLVGHLLLLEGAIAEQQLDEGEDKFRFVMDKLGEERERGVTIDLAHAKFETQKYEYTVVDCPGHRDFVKNMITGASQADAAVLVVAANDGIMPQTKEHIFLSRTLGINQLIIAINKMDVVDYSEDKFNELKEELGALISTVGFKPSDVPFIPVSAFEGDNISEKSSNTPWYKGNTLVQELDALDEPDKPVDLPLRLPIQDVYSITGVGTVPVGRIETGILKTAENIAFEPAGVTGEVKSIEMHHEVLDKAEPGDNVGFNVRGVGKNDIKRGDVAGTTQNPPSVAKEFKAQIVVLQHPGVMTVGYTPVFHAHTAQVACTFLSLDVKLDPATGQPKEENPDFLKTGDAALVTIKPTKPMVIENIKEIPHMGRFAIRDMGQTVAAGMCIDITDAK, from the coding sequence ATGGCAAAAGAAAAAACACACATGAACTTAGCATTTATTGGTCACGTAGACCACGGAAAATCAACATTAGTAGGACACCTTTTATTATTAGAAGGAGCTATTGCTGAACAACAATTAGATGAAGGAGAAGACAAATTCAGATTTGTTATGGATAAACTCGGTGAAGAAAGAGAAAGAGGAGTAACTATAGATCTTGCTCACGCTAAATTCGAAACACAAAAATACGAATACACTGTAGTAGATTGTCCAGGACACCGTGACTTTGTTAAAAACATGATTACTGGTGCATCACAAGCAGACGCAGCAGTTCTTGTAGTAGCAGCAAACGACGGTATCATGCCACAAACAAAAGAACACATCTTCTTATCAAGAACCCTTGGTATAAACCAATTAATTATTGCAATTAACAAAATGGATGTAGTAGACTACTCTGAAGATAAATTCAATGAATTAAAAGAAGAATTAGGAGCTTTAATCTCAACAGTAGGATTTAAACCTTCAGACGTACCTTTCATACCAGTATCTGCATTTGAAGGAGATAACATCTCTGAGAAAAGTTCAAACACACCTTGGTACAAAGGAAACACTCTTGTACAAGAATTAGATGCATTAGATGAACCAGATAAACCTGTAGACTTACCATTAAGATTACCTATTCAAGATGTATACTCCATTACTGGTGTAGGTACAGTACCTGTAGGAAGAATTGAAACTGGTATATTAAAAACAGCTGAAAACATAGCATTTGAACCAGCTGGAGTAACTGGTGAAGTAAAATCTATTGAAATGCACCACGAAGTTCTTGACAAAGCAGAACCTGGAGACAACGTTGGATTCAACGTAAGAGGTGTAGGTAAAAACGATATTAAAAGAGGAGACGTTGCTGGTACAACACAAAACCCTCCTAGTGTAGCTAAAGAATTCAAAGCACAAATCGTTGTATTACAACATCCTGGTGTAATGACAGTTGGATACACACCTGTATTCCACGCACACACAGCACAAGTTGCATGTACTTTCTTATCCTTAGATGTAAAATTAGATCCTGCAACAGGACAACCTAAAGAAGAAAACCCTGACTTCCTTAAAACAGGAGATGCAGCTTTAGTTACCATTAAACCAACAAAACCTATGGTAATTGAAAACATCAAAGAAATTCCTCACATGGGAAGATTCGCTATCCGTGATATGGGTCAAACCGTAGCAGCAGGAATGTGTATAGACATTACTGATGCAAAATAA
- a CDS encoding elongation factor EF-2, with protein sequence MSRRDQMVKKIKDLMYKPDYIRNIGIVAHIDHGKTTLSDNLLAAAGMISSELAGDQRFLDFDEQEQERGITIDAANVSMVHSYEDNEYLINLIDTPGHVDFGGDVTRAMRAVDGAVVVVCAVEGVMPQTETVLRQALKENVRPVLFINKVDRLINELKLDDAELQNRFVKIIAGVNKLIKNMAPEQYKTEWQVKIEDGTVAFGSAYHNWAINVPEMLKTNITFKDIIQYCNEDNQKELAQKIKIEEVILGMVVEHLPSPKVAQEYRVPKIWSGDIESVEGQGMIATDSTSPLAVMVTDVSIDKHAGEIATGRVYGGSIEKGSEIFFVGSMSKARTQQVGVYMGPERINTDSVPAGNIVAITGARGAIAGETITDADHNIAPFESLEHISEPVVTVAVEAKNTKDLPKLIEVLRQVGKEDPTLRVEINEETGEHLIAGMGELHLEVIIYRINDKGLEVETSEPIVVYRETIAGTATNVEGKSPNKHNRFYIDIEPLSDDLMNAISEGEIPEGRVKGKELAKTFQEHGLDKDEAKKVWDVYKHSIFVNKTRGIQYLDEIKELLMEGFESALDDGPLANEKAMGIKISLMDAKIHEDAVHRGPAQVLPAIRKAVYGAIMLAQPTLMEPMQKVYISVPQDYMGAATREVQNRRGQIVEMGQEGDMSTIESKVPVSEMFGFAGDIRSAAEGRCIWSTENSGFERIPRELQNKIVKEIRERKGLTPEPYGPDHYLG encoded by the coding sequence TTGAGTCGACGAGATCAAATGGTAAAAAAAATCAAAGATTTAATGTACAAGCCAGACTATATTAGAAACATTGGTATAGTAGCACACATTGACCATGGTAAAACAACATTATCAGATAACCTTCTTGCAGCAGCAGGAATGATATCTTCTGAATTAGCAGGAGATCAAAGATTCCTTGATTTTGATGAACAAGAACAAGAAAGAGGAATTACTATTGATGCAGCAAACGTATCAATGGTACACAGTTATGAAGATAACGAATACCTTATCAACCTTATTGATACACCAGGACACGTAGACTTTGGTGGAGACGTAACCCGTGCAATGAGAGCTGTAGATGGAGCTGTAGTAGTTGTATGTGCAGTAGAAGGTGTAATGCCTCAAACAGAAACAGTATTAAGACAAGCTTTAAAAGAAAATGTAAGACCTGTTCTCTTTATTAACAAAGTAGATAGATTAATAAATGAATTAAAACTTGATGATGCTGAATTACAAAACAGATTTGTAAAAATTATTGCAGGAGTAAACAAACTCATCAAAAACATGGCTCCTGAACAATACAAAACAGAATGGCAAGTAAAAATTGAAGATGGTACAGTAGCATTCGGTTCAGCATATCATAACTGGGCAATTAACGTACCTGAAATGTTAAAAACAAACATTACTTTCAAAGATATTATCCAATACTGTAATGAAGACAACCAAAAAGAATTAGCTCAAAAAATTAAAATTGAAGAAGTAATTCTTGGTATGGTAGTAGAACACTTACCAAGTCCAAAAGTTGCACAAGAATACAGGGTACCTAAAATCTGGTCTGGAGATATAGAATCTGTAGAAGGACAAGGTATGATTGCAACTGATTCAACATCACCACTTGCAGTAATGGTAACAGATGTAAGTATTGATAAACACGCTGGTGAAATAGCAACTGGTCGTGTATATGGTGGATCAATTGAAAAAGGTTCAGAAATATTCTTTGTAGGTTCAATGAGTAAAGCAAGAACCCAACAAGTTGGAGTATATATGGGTCCTGAAAGAATTAATACAGACTCAGTTCCAGCAGGTAATATTGTAGCAATTACTGGTGCAAGAGGAGCTATTGCAGGGGAAACAATTACAGATGCAGACCATAACATAGCACCATTTGAAAGTTTAGAACACATATCTGAACCAGTAGTAACAGTAGCAGTAGAAGCTAAAAACACAAAAGATTTACCAAAACTTATTGAAGTATTAAGACAAGTTGGTAAAGAAGACCCAACATTAAGAGTAGAAATTAACGAAGAAACTGGTGAACACTTAATTGCTGGTATGGGTGAATTACACTTAGAAGTTATTATCTACAGAATTAATGATAAAGGATTAGAAGTAGAAACATCTGAACCTATTGTAGTATACAGAGAAACTATTGCAGGTACAGCAACAAATGTTGAAGGAAAATCACCTAACAAACATAACAGATTCTACATAGATATTGAACCATTATCTGATGATTTAATGAATGCTATTTCTGAAGGAGAAATCCCAGAAGGAAGAGTAAAAGGTAAAGAATTAGCTAAAACATTCCAAGAACATGGTCTTGACAAAGATGAAGCTAAAAAAGTATGGGATGTATACAAACACAGTATATTTGTAAATAAAACTCGTGGTATTCAATACTTAGATGAAATTAAAGAGTTATTAATGGAAGGATTTGAAAGTGCATTAGATGATGGACCACTTGCAAATGAAAAAGCTATGGGAATAAAAATAAGTCTCATGGATGCAAAAATACACGAAGATGCAGTACACAGAGGACCAGCACAAGTATTACCTGCTATAAGAAAAGCAGTATATGGAGCAATAATGTTAGCACAACCAACATTAATGGAACCAATGCAAAAAGTATACATAAGTGTACCTCAAGATTACATGGGTGCAGCAACTCGTGAAGTACAAAACAGAAGAGGACAAATTGTAGAAATGGGTCAAGAAGGAGATATGTCTACTATTGAATCTAAAGTACCTGTTTCAGAAATGTTTGGATTTGCTGGAGATATAAGATCAGCAGCAGAAGGACGTTGTATTTGGTCTACTGAAAACTCTGGATTTGAAAGAATCCCAAGAGAATTACAAAACAAAATCGTAAAAGAAATACGTGAAAGAAAAGGTCTAACTCCAGAACCATATGGACCTGACCACTACTTAGGATAA
- a CDS encoding NusA-like transcription termination signal-binding factor: MSIKFTTNEIRYIGLFETITSATVKDCIIDEEHDKVTFLVKKGDMGLAIGKRGSTIAKMQNKVDKSIEIIEHSDDPGEFIKNLLSVAKVNSIEFSTNAKGNKIATLDVDSKTKRSTIGKNGQNIRRARQFAKRQFDISDIIIK, from the coding sequence ATGTCCATCAAGTTTACAACCAATGAAATCAGATATATTGGCTTGTTTGAAACAATAACAAGTGCTACGGTTAAGGACTGTATTATTGATGAAGAACATGATAAAGTTACTTTTTTGGTAAAAAAAGGAGATATGGGATTAGCAATAGGAAAACGTGGTAGTACTATTGCTAAAATGCAGAATAAAGTAGATAAGAGTATTGAAATTATTGAACACTCTGACGATCCCGGCGAATTTATAAAAAATTTGTTATCTGTAGCTAAAGTAAATTCAATAGAATTTTCTACTAATGCTAAAGGTAATAAAATCGCGACCTTGGATGTCGACTCAAAGACTAAACGTTCTACTATTGGTAAAAATGGTCAGAATATTCGGCGAGCCAGACAATTTGCTAAAAGACAATTTGATATTAGTGATATTATCATAAAATAA
- a CDS encoding 30S ribosomal protein S7, translating into MSFKLFDKWDVTEVTVEDMGLQNYVCLDEIVVPHTMGRHVKRQFAKSKVSIVERLMNKIMRTERNSGKKNKAYSIVEDALEIINNKTKQNPVQVLVKAVENTAPREETTRIKYGGIGYQIAVDIAPQRRVDLSLGFITKGAMQSAFKNKKSAAQCLADEILLASDEDSRSFAVQKKEEKERVARSAH; encoded by the coding sequence ATGAGCTTTAAATTATTCGATAAATGGGATGTAACAGAAGTTACAGTAGAAGATATGGGATTACAAAACTACGTATGTTTAGATGAAATTGTTGTACCACACACAATGGGACGTCACGTAAAAAGACAATTTGCAAAATCTAAAGTATCTATTGTAGAAAGACTCATGAATAAAATCATGAGAACAGAAAGAAACAGTGGTAAAAAAAATAAAGCATACTCCATTGTAGAAGATGCTTTAGAAATTATCAACAATAAAACCAAACAAAACCCTGTTCAAGTTTTAGTAAAAGCTGTAGAAAACACAGCACCAAGGGAAGAAACCACACGTATCAAATACGGTGGTATTGGATACCAAATTGCAGTAGATATAGCACCACAAAGAAGAGTAGACCTTTCTTTAGGATTTATTACAAAAGGTGCAATGCAATCTGCATTTAAAAATAAAAAATCAGCAGCTCAATGTTTAGCTGATGAAATATTATTAGCATCAGATGAAGATTCAAGAAGCTTTGCTGTACAGAAAAAAGAAGAAAAAGAAAGAGTAGCAAGATCCGCACACTAG
- a CDS encoding UvrD-helicase domain-containing protein produces MFGFNFELLEENNYLDYNQLQIKTLELLNENQNIALHVRFKNILIDEFQDIDSVQMRIC; encoded by the coding sequence ATATTTGGATTTAATTTTGAATTACTTGAAGAAAATAACTACCTCGATTACAACCAATTACAGATTAAAACATTAGAATTATTAAATGAAAATCAAAACATAGCATTACATGTTCGTTTTAAAAATATTCTTATTGATGAGTTTCAAGATATTGATTCTGTACAGATGAGAATATGTTAA
- a CDS encoding 50S ribosomal protein L30e, which translates to MDIERGIRVAVDTGKVILGSNKAIQAIKLGNGELAIMAENTPKNVKADIEAYSKLSEMPVYTFEGSSVELGSICGKPFTVSVLIIQEPGDSNILEIKE; encoded by the coding sequence ATGGATATAGAAAGAGGGATACGTGTAGCCGTTGATACTGGTAAGGTTATATTAGGATCCAATAAAGCAATTCAAGCAATAAAACTTGGAAATGGGGAGTTAGCTATTATGGCTGAAAACACTCCTAAAAATGTTAAAGCAGATATTGAAGCATATTCAAAATTATCTGAAATGCCAGTATATACATTTGAAGGTTCCAGTGTAGAACTAGGTTCAATCTGTGGTAAACCATTCACAGTATCAGTTCTAATTATACAAGAACCTGGAGACTCTAACATATTAGAGATTAAGGAGTAA
- the rpsJ gene encoding 30S ribosomal protein S10 — MNKARIKLTGTDPEKIADVCNQLKKIAERTGVDLSGPIPLPTKKLVVPTRKSPDGEGKATWEKWELRIHKRLVGIEADERAMRQVMKVNVPDNVSIEIELKA, encoded by the coding sequence ATGAACAAAGCTAGAATTAAATTAACAGGTACAGATCCAGAAAAAATAGCTGATGTATGTAATCAACTTAAAAAAATAGCTGAAAGAACTGGTGTAGATTTATCAGGACCTATTCCTTTACCAACTAAAAAATTAGTAGTACCTACTAGAAAAAGTCCAGATGGTGAAGGTAAAGCAACATGGGAAAAATGGGAATTAAGAATTCATAAACGTCTTGTGGGAATTGAAGCAGATGAACGTGCAATGAGACAAGTTATGAAAGTTAATGTTCCTGATAATGTAAGTATCGAAATAGAACTTAAAGCATAG